GCCCGGGGTTGCCCAGCCCGCAGATGAGCTTCATGGACGGCTCCCAAGGAGGGTGGGACTGGAAGAGGCCCACACCCTGAAAAAAGACAGCGGGGCAGGCCCTGGAAGAGGCCCGCCCCGCGAAGAGACACCGAACGGCGGAAGAGGACTACTTCTTCGCCGGGGCCTTGGCCGCGGCCGCCGCGGGGGCCTTCGCGTCGCCCGCCTTCGCGTCCGCCGCCTTGCCCGCCGCCGGGGCCGCAGCCGCCGCGGCCGCCGCCGGAGCCGCCTCCGCCGCTTCCGGCGCGGAGAGGACCGCGATGGTGTAGTTGACGTGCGTCTTCACGGACACGCCCTCGGGGAGCTTCACGTCGTTCACGTGGAGGGCTTCCGCGATCTTCAGGTTGGTGACGTCCACTTCAATCTGGAGCGGGATGTTGCCGGGGAGCGCCCAGACCTCCAGGTTGCGGCGAACCTGGGTGAGCAGACCGCCGTCCGCCACGCCCGCGGCCTTGCCGGTCAGCACGACGGGGAGGTTCACCTTGACCTGCTCCTTCTCCGTCACGGCGATGAAGTCCGCGTGCAGGATGTCGCGGGTCAGCGGATCCATCTGGTAGTCCTTCAGGAGGACCTGCTGATCATTGCCCGCCAGCTTCAGCTGGATGAGCGTGTTCAGCTTGTGCGGGGTGTTGATGGCCGTGCGGATGGCCTTCGGGTCCACGGAGATGTGCAGCGGCGCCTTCAGGTGCTTGCCGTAGACGACGGCGGGAACCTGGCCGGCGGCGCGCAGGCGGCGGGCAATGCCCTTGCCGGAACCTTCACGGGCCTGCGCTTCGAGGGTGCTCTTGTCGGTGGCCATGGAAATCTCTCTTTTCGGTGGGTACCGCGGTGTTCACCGGCGTCTGGGCGCCCTCGGCATCCCACCCCCATGGTGGGCCCCGAAGACGGCGCCCGGGCCGTTTTGAAGGCCCATGCAACCGGTGGAGGGGGCCGGACATGCCAGCCCCCGGGGTCCTTCGTCAAGCCGCCCGGCTTCCAGGCGGCCCTCAAGCCCGGACGGACTTCAGACGAACAGCGAGCTCAGCGAGTCCGCGCGGTGGATGCGCGCGATGGCCTCCCCGAAGAGGGCGTCCGTCTGCAGGGCGCGGATCTTCGGGCACGCCT
This DNA window, taken from Corallococcus coralloides DSM 2259, encodes the following:
- a CDS encoding 50S ribosomal protein L25/general stress protein Ctc, with the translated sequence MATDKSTLEAQAREGSGKGIARRLRAAGQVPAVVYGKHLKAPLHISVDPKAIRTAINTPHKLNTLIQLKLAGNDQQVLLKDYQMDPLTRDILHADFIAVTEKEQVKVNLPVVLTGKAAGVADGGLLTQVRRNLEVWALPGNIPLQIEVDVTNLKIAEALHVNDVKLPEGVSVKTHVNYTIAVLSAPEAAEAAPAAAAAAAAPAAGKAADAKAGDAKAPAAAAAKAPAKK